The following is a genomic window from Euwallacea similis isolate ESF13 chromosome 4, ESF131.1, whole genome shotgun sequence.
CTACCAAGATATGCGCTCTACAGACCCTAAAGGGGCTGATGAGTTCAAACAGAGGATGACTCAGAGGTTTCAGCAAACTGTACAAGCTTTGGAGGAAGAGGGAGATGCTGAGAAGCATCAATTAGCAGCTATGCATCAGCAAAGAGTGCTGGCACATATCAACCAAAGGAAAAAGGAAGCTATGACCTGCTATACTCAAGCGTTAAATGAAAACCCTCCTAATGTAAGTTTTCTTATaagttaattataatatattaaattattttttcagacCCATAGAGTCCAGAAATGTCTTCAAAAGCTCCTAAGATCGCTCCATAAAGACCGAGCTCATGCCATTTCTCATTATCGTCATTTGCTAGCGAGTAGTATTGAAGCAGCGGCAAGAGAGCAGCCCAGAGTCCTAGAGCGCCTCACTGACATTGATAAAACCGTTAATCAAAGTATGCAAATGCTAAAGAGATACCCAGAGTTGGCCGCTAGAATTGGACAGTTGATGGACGATTATATTCAAGGTGAGCGGTAGTAGCAATGAATCAAGAAAAGGCTAATTTAAACCGAACTTAGCTCTGCGATCAAAAGACGAAACACCTGGTTCTCTCTTAGCGATGACCTCCGATGCCGAGCAGGCCATTCTGGACAAATACAAGGCGGAGGTGGCCACCAAGCAGGCTGAGAGGGAGAGGCAGAGACTGCAGGAGAGGGAGAGGAAAGAGCAGCGCAAGAAGGAGAGGACAGAGCTCAAGGAAGAGAAGAAGAGAGTGGAGGCTGCTTTGGGCAAGAAAATCATCAATATTGACGACGAAGACATTGAGGATGAAGTGGTTGTTAATGAGAAACCATCAGTAAGTTATTTCCTTCATTAAAGAATTCTTGCATAATTTCATATAAACTAGACTCCGGTTTTCGTGGGTTCAACCGCTGAAAGCACCGCTGCAGACACCGAAAGCAACATGATAACTGCCACTCCAGTAAATCGCAAAGAAGTAGATGATGTGGCTGTACAAGAGGCTGTAGAAGAGGTGGCGAAAGCAGCTTCCCATCGACAAGATGTGATCAGAGTAGCCCATATTATGTCACATGAAATTGGACATGGGGAACCGGCAAGTTTATAGATTACTAGGTTGAATCATTTTTCATGCTTTTTTTCCAGACTTTCTCGGTTCGACGCGAAATTTATGGTCACAAAGACGGAAGAAGCGTGTACTTTACTCTGGCATTCGCAGGCATGGCATTGATGGCGGCAATTGTGGTAGCAGTGGCGGTAGCTAAACGCCGATCTGCTAGATCTCCTCAAAGTCAAGGTAAGTCcaattgtaataattaaagCGCTAAGGAAAGTATAACATGAAGAAAATAGGCTTAAAACAGTTGTTCTTTATGAATGGTAGATGGTTGGTTCATAATATTCAATGATATACTACAAGGTGccccatagaaaaaaaaaatcaaatttccacAAATTGAAGAGATAGCAAAGGCTCAACAAACAAGAAACTGAAAAGCTGTCTCTTCTAAATCTATGTGAAAAAGTTGAGTTTTAATCACCTAAACCTACCGAAAAAtagttttccaaaattttgaaaatatagatCGAAAACCGATAAGAACATTAAtagaaaaacgttttaaagaAGTGTGTAAGTGTAAATGtgcaataattttcaataatattcaGGGCGTCTCGTGgggaaaaaaatgtacatattttttttctctaggATTTGTAGAAGTAGACCAAGCCCCCACTCCCGAAGAAAGACATGTGGCCAATATGCAAATCAACGGCTACGAAAATCCCACCTACAAGTATTTTGAGGTGAAAGAGTAAGATTAAGTCTGGAGGGGTgtacaaaaacatattttgctttaaatccGTCGacagttttaaattatctctTTCGTTTTCTCGGAAATATTCCTCTGTCTCTTTATAATTGTTAagcaatattttaaacttcCTTTCAAATTATATgttgttaagttttttatatttgaagatAATTTTAGTTCTAACTACAAGATTTAAACCATTCCATTTGACGCTTGTtgtgtttaaaataattaatgttagtAATATTTGTACTTAATACTCTTAAAAGCAacttgataataataattcttacatatgcaaaaatatatttaaaatattttggagtTTAAGGAGAACTAAATAGTCGAGAAGGTTTTTTGCATATGACAGTccacatttttaaagtaatgtAACCTTTAGAATCGGAGAGTGATGCCAGTGGCTTAGGGCAGTCAACTGAGGGCCTTAAACTATTTCCAGTCACTCTTGTAGAGAAGTATTGTAATTATACACTATGTGCCGTATAGGAGTAACTTATAGATATAGCTGATCAAAGCGTGTATTATTACAATATCAATTAGCAGCTAGACTTATATGGTACCCTCCATATTTAATATACCtacctaataataaaaaaactagatGTAACTGCATAATGTTACTTGACAGCTTTTGTACAAAGTCTTATTTTTGTTACGAGTTTGACCGAAGTTTTCTCTATTTATATTTCAACCAAATGCAGCCGATTAAGTGCAACACttacttattaaatattagaCTATAGGATCACTGATATTATACTTAAATCCTCACAGCATTTTGGTACTTTTTAACACCTTATTTGCAGTTTTGTGAAGGTGAgcgaattttaattattggcAGCTTTCTGTGTTATGacgataataataatgaatagTAATAATGTCTTTAATTGATCGAGAATACAGGCTATCTTCGAATTAGCAACTAATATCGACAGGAGGTGCAAGGTTTCAAGGAGGGAAGTAAGGATTGTTTGATTCGAGATAGTGCACTGATTCGGCTAATGTTTTGGTTTTATCTTTGTACATACTGTAGTATTGACAGTAACTTTGGTTCAGATTCGAGCTTAATTTCGTAGCAACTTCATATCAAACCTTTTTCAAAAAGAGTCAATCagtattttttaacgtttcgtgcttaaaattaaacgttACTTATTATACACTAAACAAATGTAGCTTAAATGTGTACAGAAATAAGGGGAAGTCTTACATTTCCCTCACCTCTTTTaagatattattaaaattaaacccTTAGGCTATATGAACCTTCAATAAAGCGTGTTCGCGTGCTGATTAcagaaaaactaaataacGTTTCGTACTAAAATGATACCTTTATTGAACCTTTATCCTCGATtctgtgaaataaaaattttgttaggtTAGTTTAGTAGTTAACTTTAATGTTTTGTGGccatgtaattttaaatttaatgtaataaataaattattaaactattgttgcttttttccatgaataatCGGTTGTTGTAGTTACGTATTAAAACTGAAGAATGAAGTTAAgcaaaaaatgagattttttggTTTCGAAATATTAGTCACAACCAACATGTGGCACAAacagattaaaaaaacaaacacaacTTTTTGAACAAACGTGACCGTAAAATCGCCTTCTGTAGGTGTGCAATTGTATCTGTGTAGTTCTGAAAGGCGAATTAAAGTCAAATATAAATAGAGCTTATATATTACTTGTTTTTTTCCAACCAAGATAACATCTTTTTGactaattaaaatagaacaaaCCACAAACTTTAAGACGggaaaaattgtacaaaaatacTCCATGCCCAGAGAATCTTCTTCGAAACATCGCTTCTTGACGAAGCGGCCAATGCGACATTGACAAGAAAACCAgtgaattttccttttcaaagTGATCTTTCAGACTTTCaacgtttcattttaaaaattgttatctCCATTACAGAATAAACTCTtcatttcttttacttttgcCTTCAGCCATTTATTATCCTATTCAGTGATAAAACACCTCCACACAGTGAAAATGAACAAAGAATCTGAGAAgaattaacattaattaatatggTATAAAATCACAGTTGCCTTATGCCTCAGACactattattataatttaatagaattcaCTCGAGAGCGATGCAGACGTAATTAACaattccaaagaaaaaatataaatactaacttaacgaaaataaataaatgcactaaaactgttcatttttcactaaaataatttatagttcTGAATGAGAATCGTTCTGTCCATCGCTCTCCGTCGTTGAAGgctcaatt
Proteins encoded in this region:
- the Appl gene encoding amyloid-beta-like protein isoform X1, which translates into the protein MLRSATFFCVIGIVLGILGDIEGLDPNLGSTGAVSHFEPQVAILCDAGPRGQEAYQPKYMTEQGEWASDLRSKAVCLKDKMDILNYCKMVYPKRDITNIVESSHYLKISSWCRAGATPGAQSRGKCKTARWVKPFRCLEGPFQSDALLVPENCMFDHIHNQSNCWTFSRWNATAGNACQDKGLQLRSFAMLLPCGISLFSGVEFVCCPKHFKENVKPKKPIDLTILKKEQDVFSDPLDDNGDDDSDEDDDNDDLDDLVDDTELADDPSIDAEDDDDEDDDDYDDSDWDTTPQSTTGAASKVFISTTTTTTTTTTTTTEKPSTEGTPDPYFTHFDPRNEHQSYKEAQERLEETHREKVTRVMKDWSDLEERYQDMRSTDPKGADEFKQRMTQRFQQTVQALEEEGDAEKHQLAAMHQQRVLAHINQRKKEAMTCYTQALNENPPNTHRVQKCLQKLLRSLHKDRAHAISHYRHLLASSIEAAAREQPRVLERLTDIDKTVNQSMQMLKRYPELAARIGQLMDDYIQALRSKDETPGSLLAMTSDAEQAILDKYKAEVATKQAERERQRLQERERKEQRKKERTELKEEKKRVEAALGKKIINIDDEDIEDEVVVNEKPSTPVFVGSTAESTAADTESNMITATPVNRKEVDDVAVQEAVEEVAKAASHRQDVIRVAHIMSHEIGHGEPTFSVRREIYGHKDGRSVYFTLAFAGMALMAAIVVAVAVAKRRSARSPQSQGFVEVDQAPTPEERHVANMQINGYENPTYKYFEVKE
- the Appl gene encoding amyloid-beta-like protein isoform X2, with product MLRSATFFCVIGIVLGILGDIEGLDPNLGSTGAVSHFEPQVAILCDAGPRGQEAYQPKYMTEQGEWASDLRSKAVCLKDKMDILNYCKMVYPKRDITNIVESSHYLKISSWCRAGATPGAQSRGKCKTARWVKPFRCLEGPFQSDALLVPENCMFDHIHNQSNCWTFSRWNATAGNACQDKGLQLRSFAMLLPCGISLFSGVEFVCCPKHFKENVKPKKPIDLTILKKEQDVFSDPLDDNGDDDSDEDDDNDDLDDLVDDTELADDPSIDAEDDDDEDDDDYDDSDWDTTPQSTTGAASKVFISTTTTTTTTTTTTTEKPSTEGTPDPYFTHFDPRNEHQSYKEAQERLEETHREKVTRVMKDWSDLEERYQDMRSTDPKGADEFKQRMTQRFQQTVQALEEEGDAEKHQLAAMHQQRVLAHINQRKKEAMTCYTQALNENPPNTHRVQKCLQKLLRSLHKDRAHAISHYRHLLASSIEAAAREQPRVLERLTDIDKTVNQSMQMLKRYPELAARIGQLMDDYIQAMTSDAEQAILDKYKAEVATKQAERERQRLQERERKEQRKKERTELKEEKKRVEAALGKKIINIDDEDIEDEVVVNEKPSTPVFVGSTAESTAADTESNMITATPVNRKEVDDVAVQEAVEEVAKAASHRQDVIRVAHIMSHEIGHGEPTFSVRREIYGHKDGRSVYFTLAFAGMALMAAIVVAVAVAKRRSARSPQSQGFVEVDQAPTPEERHVANMQINGYENPTYKYFEVKE